One window of the Colletotrichum destructivum chromosome 4, complete sequence genome contains the following:
- a CDS encoding Putative scaffold protein Nfu/NifU, giving the protein MSSYRATRTAFRAVARTSNPATRPATTRLQQSRTFASVHSSAAAGLLQQTSLPRSTTQQTRQAAARRSPFAGRQGGIRTIFIQTEQTPNPDAIKFLPNHRILPENMATPFIEYLNPRSTIAPPYPSPLAAQLMNIDGVTSVFYGADFITVSKSADANWAHIRPEVFALITEAITSGQTIVTVSEKKDGGAVGASGEQQPHGEEDSLAYDENDSEVVGMIKELLETRIRPAIQEDGGDIEFRGFTDEGVVLLKLRGACRTCDSSTVTLKNGIEGMLMHYIEEVKGVEQILDQEEEIAIQEFAKFEEKLKAQKGAEATAA; this is encoded by the exons ATGTCCTCCTACagagcgacgaggacggccttCCGCGCCGTCGCGCGCACATCCAATCCCGCCACCAGACCCGCGACGACACGCCTTCAACAATCGCGGACCTTTGCCAGCGTCCactcctcggccgcggcagGCCTCCTCCAGCAAACTAGTCTGCCCCGGAGCACGACACAACAAACTCGGCAAGCCGCCGCGCGACGGTCCCCGTTCGCCGGACGCCAGGGCGGCATCCGCACCATCTTCATCCAGACCGAGCAGACGCCCAACCCGGACGCCATCAAGTTCCTCCCGAACCACCGCATTCTGCCCGAGAACATGGCGACGCCCTTCATCGAGTACCTCAACCCGCGCTCGACCATCGCGCCGCCCTACCCCTCCCcgctcgccgcccagctcaTGAACATTGACGGCGTCACCTCAGTCTTCTACGGCGCCGACTTCATCACCGTCAGCAAgtccgccgacgccaactgGGCCCACATCCGGCCTGAGGTCTTCGCCCTCATCACCGAGGCCATTACCTCGGGGCAGACCATTGTCACCgtctcggagaagaaggatggcggcgccgtcggcgcatccggagagcagcagccgcacggcgaggaagacagCCTGGCGTACGACGAGAACGACAGCGAGGTCGTGGGCATGATCAAGGAGCTGCTCGAGACGAGGATACGGCCCGCCATccaggaggacggcggcgacatcgagTTCCGCGGGTTCACAGACGAAGGCGTCGTGCTGTTGAAGCTCCGCGGCGCGTGCCGGACGTGCGACTCCAGCACGGTGACGCTGAAGAACGGCATCGAGGGCATGTTGATGCACTAC atcgaggaggtcaagggcgtcgagcagATCCTCGACCAAGAGGAGGAAATCGCCATCCAAGAGTTTGCCAAGTTCGAagagaagctcaaggcccaAAAGGGCGCCGAGGCAACCGCGGCATAA
- a CDS encoding Putative Zinc finger, HIT-type, Zinc finger C2H2-type codes for MSISDETTAAAAITSSTSAGPPRSPKRSQADLDDPVESASKRSRAASPSDDEAKTRATTAAMANASLTGEEEESRGGTMDIAAEGQRAAPATETAPESVATAPESQPSRKETHDGGPETTTTTTTTATTGTAPRSKMCGVCNEKEGKYKCTRCALPFCSVSCNKIHRENHPPDPEPSAAAPANPSNASELALEPPPFGASKPPHDPRNPFSVLDDSDQLRYLFRRYPGLQARLLEIIAATEPPPEMQSTGGSLNDMMKARAMAAANPKKEQWTHDVGIRNGKKALHKARNASGEDGEGVREYIELINHLMSEANAAAEAEEVIRKQAAEKDAELIRRLMTEDRG; via the exons ATGTCGATTTCTGACgagaccaccgccgccgccgccataACATCTtccacctcggccgggcCGCCTCGATCCCCCAAACGCTCAcaggccgacctcgacgatcCGGTCGAATCGGCCAGCAAGCGCTCTCGCGCTGCGAGCCCCTCAGAtgacgaggccaagacccGCGCCACGACGGCTGCCATGGCGAATGCTTCTttgacgggcgaggaggaggaatcGCGGGGTGGCACGATGGATATCGCGGCGGAAGGGCAACGTGCTGCTCCCGCAACAGAAACCGCACCAGAGAGTGTAGCAACAGCCCCAGAATCACAACCCTCAAGAAAGGAAacccacgacggcggccccgaaacgacaacaacgacgacgacaacggcgacgacaggGACAGCGCCCAGGAGCAAAATGTGCGGCGTGTGTAacgagaaggagggaaagTACAAGTGCACGCGCTGCGCTTTGCCGTT TTGCTCCGTCTCGTGTAATAAGATCCACCGCGAAAACCACCCTCCAGACCCAGAACCgtccgctgccgcccccgcGAACCCCTCCAACGCTAGTGAACTTGCCCTTGAACCCCCTCCGTTCGGCGCGTCGAAGCCGCCCCACGACCCCAGGAACCCCTTCAGCGTCCTTGACGACTCGGACCAGCTCCGATACCTCTTTCGGCGATATCCGGGTCTGCAGGCGCGGCTGCTCGAGATCATAGCTGCCACCGAGCCGCCGCCTGAGATGCAGTCCACGGGGGGCAGTCTCAACGACATGATGAAGGcgcgggcgatggcggccgcgAACCCCAAAAAAGAGCAGTGGACGCACGACGTCGGCATCCGCAATGGCAAGAAGGCCCTGCACAAGGCGAGAAACGCGTCgggcgaagatggcgagggcgtgcGAGAGTACATCGAGCTCATCAACCACCTCATGTCAGAGGCGAatgcggccgccgaggcggaggaggtgatCCGAAAacaggccgccgagaaaGATGCGGAGCTCATTAGGCGTCTGATGACGGAGGATCGGGGCTGA
- a CDS encoding Putative ras-like guanine nucleotide exchange factor, small GTPase — translation MASDRMGARKAHRSSEGSHFPPKYYYAERSTAADAAPSSSSSPRRADRDAAHRSAPAAPKRHTPHYAVHRESSIEPLRPSEQSASYRDSIVSIVDDPFFLRFDDHNIEAALAFDSRWTTTTLDSPGDDDDQNADDEEENEANSQGNQDGESAGSDLDSLQFRDEDTPNERWPPPRRESLIIGHSLYWQPPTSAIMESLNIAVIGASGVGKSSFVQRVLGLSRPPITNASSVRMIVDNVTYGVTLLELDLEYFELNPLQPIQWPKQINGHIVPRVDGALILYDVMKKESMKELPQTIAALTKSGLPAVLVANKCDHPESERQVDSQRVASHEYFKSCVGVFNLSTSSPERARACLNATLKAAIAYRKESLSESGMSRRRAASAANLEAHDSSNGRPLSQQSKHSRASSDLSLLRGVPPPIPDHLRGPPPPRSPRIADFGGAPSSSGSFGTSETIEEESQQTVSSQLRTPGIRLDRGPTDSFLDMEESDAESFRYSDEVPILQRSDESFLEKPVKSAGVAFDELVDRLIAPRMTKADNNFSDVFLCLYRKFAAPGELFSAILTRLDRVRDDKSAHYLSKTATQLRIIEVVAKWVSLYPGDFARSGTRRNLEEFIAHLSTEPIFSIAAQQIRRHLEHSVVEDDDTGWAKSDELADEEGSKVLSKDKTPSTPEVSNGISSLHLDDDKPIDERPSGSSDFSQVDRTSSVGTHVSFHSYDEYEREAANMEPTDVLPMNKFRYHIFMDISDDDIADEMTRIDWVMFSSIRIRDFVRHVSLSLDQRSKCKSLKNVNRMINHFNHVAKWVANLILLRDKAKHRAQMLEKFMNIAQKLRRLNNYNGLAAILAGINGTAVHRLSQTWALVPPESQKSFAKLGILMGTQKSHFAYRLAWENSPLPRIPYIPLHRRDLVSAEEGSKTFVGPDGDRVNWKKFEVLGEVLLPLMKSQGTAYPNLSKHEAARELILDCRMPTDEEEIYQRSVQVESIAGGGADMSKKKFPWFAK, via the exons ATGGCGTCGGATCGTATGGGAGCTCGCAAGGCTCACAGGAGTTCAGAAGGCTCCCACTTCCCCCCGAAATACTACTACGCCGAGAGatccaccgccgccgacgctgctccctcctcgtcctcatccccCCGAAGAGCCGACCGCGACGCTGCCCACCGATCTGCCCCGGCTGCTCCTAAGCGACACACTCCCCATTACGCAGTCCACCGGGAGTCGTCAATCGAGCCCTTGCGGCCTTCAGAACAGTCAGCAAGTTACCGCGACTCAATTGTTTCCATTGTTGATGACCCCTTTTTCCTGCGCTTTGACGACCACAACATCGAGGCTGCCCTTGCGTTTGACTCGCGCtggaccaccaccaccctaGACAgccccggcgacgacgacgaccaaaacgcagacgacgaagaggagaaCGAGGCCAACAGCCAGGGCAACCAAGACGGCGAATCAGCCGGATCCGACCTTGATAGCCTCCAATTCCGCGATGAAGACACGCCCAACGAGCGCTGGCCGCCCCCAAGAAGAGAGTCGTTGATAATAGGGCATTCCTTGTACTGG CAACCACCAACCTCCGCCATCATGGAAAGCCTCAACATTGCAGTCATTGGCGCGTCGGGCGTCGGTAAATCGTCCTTCGTCCAGCGCGTGCTTGGCTTATCTCGACCTCCCATAACCAATGCCTCCAGCGTGCGCATGATCGTCGACAACGTCACCTACGGCGTGACACTGCTCGAACTTGACCTCGAATACTTCGAGCTGAACCCGTTGCAGCCTATCCAGTGGCCCAAGCAGATCAACGGCCACATCGTCCCTCGCGTCGATGGCGCCCTCATTCTTTACGATGTCATGAAGAAGGAGAGTATGAAGGAACTGCCCCAGACCATCG CTGCACTTACAAAGTCCGGCCTCCCTGCGGTCCTTGTCGCCAACAAGTGCGACCATCCCGAGAGCGAACGACAAGTCGATTCGCAACGCGTCGCCAGCCACGAATACTTCAAGTCGTGCGTCGGGGTGTTCAACCTCTCGACGAGCAGCCCAGAACGGGCTAGAGCGTGCTTGAACGCGACGCTGAAAGCCGCCATTGCTTATCGTAAGG AATCGCTCTCGGAATCGGGTATGTCCCGCCGTCGTGCAGCCTCGGCAGCCAACCTCGAGGCCCACGACAGCTCCAACGGTCGGCCGCTAAGTCAGCAGAGTAAACATAGCCGAGCGAGCTCTGATTTGTCGCTCCTTCGAGGtgttccccctcccatccccgACCACCTGCGCGGCCCACCACCCCCAAGGAGTCCTCGTATAGCCGACTTTGGTGGCGCGCCCTCAAGCTCGGGCTCGTTCGGAACATCGGAAACCATCGAGGAAGAGTCCCAGCAAACCGTCTCGAGCCAGCTTCGCACGCCCGGTATTCGTCTCGACCGTGGACCAACCGACTCGTTCTTGGACATGGAGGAGTCGGACGCCGAGTCCTTCAGGTACTCGGACGAGGTTCCTATCCTGCAACGGAGCGACGAGAGCTTCCTGGAGAAGCCGGTCAAGTCGGCCGGTGTGGCATTCGATGAGCTGGTCGACCGCCTGATTGCCCCGCGCATGACCAAGGCCGACAACAATTTCTCAGATGTTTTCTTGTGTCTCTACCGAAAATTTGCTGCGCCTGGCGAGCTCTTTTCGGCTATCCTCACACGGCTAGATCGCGTCAGAGATGACAAGTCGGCACACTATCTCTCCAAGACGGCGACCCAACTTCGAATTATAGAGGTTGTCGCGAAATGGGTGTCTTTGTACCCTGGAGATTTTGCACGGTCGGGGACTAGGCGGAATCTAGAGGAGTTCATCGCACACCTTTCTACCGAGCCCATTTTCTCGATCGCAGCACAGCAAATCCGGCGACACCTCGAACACAGTGTggtggaggacgacgatACCGGCTGGGCGAAATCGGATGAATtggcggacgaggaaggGAGCAAAGTTTTGTCCAAAGACAAGACGCCATCCACACCCGAAGTGTCCAACGGCATCAGCAGCCTTCACCTCGATGACGACAAGCCGATCGACGAGAGACCATCCGGCAGCTCCGACTTTTCGCAAGTGGACAGGACCAGCAGCGTTGGAACGCACGTCTCTTTCCACTCGTACGACGAGTACGAGCGTGAAGCGGCGAACATGGAGCCTACCGACGTGTTGCCCATGAACAAGTTCCGCTACCACATTTTCATGGACATttcggacgacgacattgccGACGAAATGACACGTATCGACTGGGTCATGTTCTCGTCCATTCGCATCAGGGACTTTGTACGACACGTGAGCCTGTCTTTGGATCAACGATCCAAATGCAAAAGTCTCAAGAACGTCAACCGGATGATCAACCACTTCAACCACGTAGCCAAGTGGGTTGCGAATCTCATCTTGTTGCGGGACAAGGCAAAACATCGTGCGCAGATGCTGGAGAAATTTATGAACATTGCGCAAAAACTACGGCGGCTCAACAACTACAACGGGCTCGCGGCAATCCTTGCGGGCatcaacggcaccgccgtGCACCGGCTGTCTCAGACGTGGGCGCTGGTGCCGCCAGAGTCCCAAAAGTCGTTTGCCAAGCTGGGAATTCTCATGGGGACGCAAAAGAGTCACTTTGCCTACCGGCTGGCATGGGAGAACTCGCCATTGCCCCGGATCCCATACATCCCACTGCACCGGAGAGACCTGGtgtcggccgaggagggaAGTAAGACATTCGTGGGACCGGATGGTGACCGAGTCAATTGGAAGAAGTTTGAGGTGCTTGGGGAAGTTCTTCTGCCGCTCATGAAGAGCCAAGGGACTGCCTACCCAAACCTTTCGAAGCACGAGGCCGCGCGAGAGCTGATTTTGGACTGCAGAATGCCGACGGACGAAGAA GAGATATACCAACGCAGCGTCCAGGTCGAGAGCATCGCAGGGGGCGGGGCGGACATGAGCAAGAAGAAGTTTCCCTGGTTCGCCAAATAG